In bacterium, one DNA window encodes the following:
- a CDS encoding SUMF1/EgtB/PvdO family nonheme iron enzyme: MKATLLILTLVGVTRSHGLDMVAIPAGSFEMGATGIATPVHEVTLTYDFEISRTELTNEQALPAIQYAWDAGLITVEDGWIRAHGRNLIRTELTPAFHEIRFNAASGQFYLTAATGVYGNWGPGYSYPNGYDPAPRPAHYMTWHGAASLCDWLSLLNGLEPYYNGNWNAGPATPPHEAAGYRLPTEAEWEYAARFPDGRIYPWGQSL, translated from the coding sequence ATGAAGGCGACCTTGTTGATACTCACCCTGGTCGGTGTGACCCGTTCGCATGGTCTGGACATGGTGGCCATCCCGGCAGGAAGCTTCGAGATGGGCGCCACAGGCATCGCCACACCCGTGCATGAGGTCACCTTGACCTACGATTTCGAGATCTCCCGCACCGAGCTGACCAATGAACAGGCCCTGCCGGCCATCCAATACGCCTGGGACGCGGGACTCATCACGGTCGAGGACGGTTGGATCCGAGCCCATGGGCGCAACCTGATCCGCACCGAACTGACCCCGGCCTTCCATGAGATCAGATTCAACGCCGCCTCCGGGCAGTTCTACCTGACGGCCGCCACCGGTGTCTACGGCAATTGGGGACCGGGTTACTCCTATCCCAACGGCTACGATCCCGCCCCGCGCCCGGCCCACTACATGACGTGGCATGGCGCCGCCTCGCTGTGCGACTGGCTGAGTCTCTTGAACGGCCTGGAGCCCTACTACAACGGGAACTGGAATGCCGGCCCCGCCACACCTCCCCACGAGGCGGCGGGCTACCGTCTGCCCACCGAGGCGGAATGGGAGTATGCCGCGCGCTTCCCTGACGGCAGGATCTACCCATGGGGTCAGAGCTTGTGA
- a CDS encoding transposase codes for MNRPRRRDQAGTIHHVILKGHNRGNIFCHDKDCHNFLDSLSRQARTWDCTLHAYCLMRNHIHLILSVQRNGSMGRVLKVAAGRHTQRMNQQLGRSGSLWIGRYWSEPMEDDQRIATCHLYIESNPVRAGLVEEPQHYMWSSYLAHAHGDPNPHVTPTLWYQGLATTSSGRQDAYRQLMADYLTAWRVRT; via the coding sequence ATGAACCGCCCACGCCGCCGCGATCAGGCAGGGACTATCCACCATGTGATTCTCAAGGGACACAACCGCGGCAACATTTTCTGCCACGACAAGGATTGCCACAACTTCCTGGACAGCTTGTCCCGTCAAGCCCGGACGTGGGATTGCACCTTGCATGCCTACTGCCTCATGCGCAATCACATTCATCTCATCCTCTCGGTTCAGCGGAATGGAAGCATGGGCCGGGTCCTGAAGGTCGCAGCCGGTCGACACACCCAACGCATGAACCAGCAGCTCGGCCGATCTGGTTCGCTGTGGATTGGACGGTACTGGTCCGAACCGATGGAGGATGACCAGCGCATCGCCACCTGTCACCTCTACATCGAGTCAAACCCAGTCCGGGCGGGTCTTGTGGAGGAGCCGCAGCACTACATGTGGTCCAGCTACCTGGCCCATGCCCATGGCGATCCAAATCCTCACGTGACGCCAACGCTTTGGTATCAGGGTCTTGCCACGACCTCGTCCGGGCGTCAAGACGCCTACAGACAACTCATGGCGGATTACCTCACGGCGTGGAGGGTTCGAACATGA